Below is a genomic region from Verrucomicrobiota bacterium.
CGACCAGCGCCGGAGCGATCCACAAGTCGTCGGCAGCGGCCGCAGGCGCCGTTTCGAGGGCCGCGATGATTCCGTCTTGCACGCGGATCTGAATAAGTTCCTGCGTGGTGTAATGCCTGGCTATGACCGTCTCGCGGTTCATGGATTCCAGACTATTTTCAGCCGAAAAGCTGGCGTGCCGCCGCGACATCCAGCGCGATCTGTTCTTTGAGCGCATCGAAGGACGGAAATCTTTGTTCGTCCCGCAGCTTCTCCACGAAAGTGACTTCGATCTCCTCTCCGTACAGATCAGCGTCAAAATCCAGGAGATGCACTTCAAAGCGTTTCCGGAGCTCGGAGGATTGCACGGTTGGTCGGTGGCCCATATTCACGACTGCTCGATGCGCGGAATTCTGCATTCGAGCATGGACGGCATAAACTCCGTCCGGTGGCAGAGCGAGATCGGCGACATCCAGATTCGCCGTGGGAAAACCAAGCTGCCGCCCAAGCTGATCTCCGCGCCTGACGGTTCCCGCGACCGAGTAGGCTCGGCCCAGCATCTGGCTTGCGGCATCCAGATTCCCGTTTTGGATGGCCTCGCGAATCCGCGTGCTGCTCACGATCTTGCCATCCAGCGAAACCGCCGCCAGGCCGTGGACGACGAAATTCAGTTCCTGGCCGAGGGCTTTCAGCAAAGCGACATTGGCGCTGCGCCGGTGGCCGAAAGTAAAGTTGCTCCCCACACAAATGCTGTGAATCTGCCGGAACCCCTGCGCCAATCCGCGAACGAAGGTTTCTCCGGATTGTTCGCTGAACGCGCGATCGAATGGGATGAGGTACGTCGCCTCGGCGCCAAGGGAGGCAATCACGCGGATTTTCTGCGGAAGGGAATAAATGAGCGGCGGAGTTCGCTCCGGCGCGACGACGGAATTGGGGTGCCGGTCAAAGGTGATCACCACCGAGATCGCTCCGTGACGCTGCGCGTCGCTCACGGTTTGCCGGATGACTTGCTGATGGCCCAGAT
It encodes:
- a CDS encoding bifunctional riboflavin kinase/FAD synthetase; amino-acid sequence: MKTIAAPAELDATSHKVCLAIGVFDGVHLGHQQVIRQTVSDAQRHGAISVVITFDRHPNSVVAPERTPPLIYSLPQKIRVIASLGAEATYLIPFDRAFSEQSGETFVRGLAQGFRQIHSICVGSNFTFGHRRSANVALLKALGQELNFVVHGLAAVSLDGKIVSSTRIREAIQNGNLDAASQMLGRAYSVAGTVRRGDQLGRQLGFPTANLDVADLALPPDGVYAVHARMQNSAHRAVVNMGHRPTVQSSELRKRFEVHLLDFDADLYGEEIEVTFVEKLRDEQRFPSFDALKEQIALDVAAARQLFG